One genomic window of Mycteria americana isolate JAX WOST 10 ecotype Jacksonville Zoo and Gardens chromosome 6, USCA_MyAme_1.0, whole genome shotgun sequence includes the following:
- the SKIC8 gene encoding superkiller complex protein 8, which translates to MTTQYGILFKQEQAHDDAIWSVAWGKNKKDGSETVISGSLDDLVKVWKWNDEKLDLQWTLEGHQLGVVSVDISHTGSIAASSSLDAHIRLWDLETGKQIKSIDAGPVDAWSLAFSPDSQYLATGSHVGKVNIFGVETGKKEYSLDTRGKFILSIAYSPDGKYLASGAIDGIINIFDIATGKLLHTLEGHAMPIRSLTFSPDSQLLVTASDDGYIKIYDVQHANLAGTLSGHGSWVLNVAFCPDDTHFVSSSSDKSVKVWDAGTRTCVHTFFDHQDQVWGVKYNGSGSKIVSVGDDQEIHIYDCPV; encoded by the exons ATGACCACACAG tacGGTATTCTCTTCAAGCAAGAGCAAG CTCACGATGATGCCATTTGGTCAGttgcctggggaaaaaataaaaaagatggtTCTGAAACAGTGATCTCTGGTTCTTTGGATGATCTAGTGAAGGTCTGGAAGTG GAATGATGAAAAATTGGATCTACAATGGACTTTGGAGGGTCACCAGCTGGGCGTGGTATCTGTGGATATCAGCCACACAGGTTCCATTGCAGCATCCAGCTCCCTAGATGCCCATATTCGCCTTTGGGATTTAGAAACTGGCAAACAGATCAAGTCAATAGATGCTGGTCCTG ttGATGCTTGGTCCCTTGCTTTTTCACCTGATTCCCAGTACCTTGCAACAGGAAGTCATGtgggaaaagtaaatatttttggtgTTGAAACCGGAAAGAAAGAATATTCTCTGGACACCAGAGGAAAGTTCATCCTTAGCATTGCATAT AGTCCAGATGGAAAATACTTAGCTAGTGGAGCGATAGATGGCATTATCAATATTTTTGATATTGCAACTGGAAAACTTCTGCATACGCTAGAAG GTCATGCGATGCCTATTCGTTCACTGACATTTTCTCCAGATTCTCAGTTACTTGTAACTGCTTCAGATGACGGCTATATCAAAATCTACGATGT GCAACATGCAAACTTGGCTGGCACATTAAGTGGTCATGGATCCTGGGTATTAAATGTAGCATTTTGTCCTGATGATACCCATTTTGTTTCCAG ttcatctGATAAAAGCGTAAAAGTTTGGGATGCTGGAACAAGAACCTGTGTTCACACTTTCTTTGACCACCAAGATCAG GTTTGGGGAGTGAAATACAATGGAAGTGGGTCCAAAATTGTATCTGTTGGAGATGACCAAGAAATTCATATTTATGACTGTCCAGTTTAA
- the DNAJA4 gene encoding dnaJ homolog subfamily A member 4 isoform X2: protein MLMQMYKFKLISQAYEVLSDPKKRDLYDQGGEQAIKEGGLSGGSFSSPMDIFDMFFGGGGRMNRERRGKNVVHQLGVSLEDLYNGITRKLALQKNVICGKCEGYGGKRGAIEKCPVCKGRGMQVLVQQIGPGMVQQIQTVCPECKGQGERINPKDRCDNCNGSKVVREKKIIEVHVDKGMKDGQKIVFHGEGDQEPDLEPGDVIIVLDQKDHSVFQRRGHDLITKMRIQLSEALCGFRKTIETLDNRVLVISSRPGEVIKHGDLKCIYNEGMPIYKSPMDKGSLIIQFLVQFPEHYWLPREKLCLLEALLPPREDVMITDEMDQVDLEDFDPSEQTYRNSGGEAYEEDEEGPRTGVQCQTS from the exons atgcTAATGCAGATGTACAAG tttaaacTCATATCCCAGGCATATGAAGTTCTGTCGGACCCAAAGAAAAGGGACCTCTATGACCAGGGTGGGGAGCAGGCTATTAAAGAAGGAGGCCTGAGTGGCGGCAGCTTCTCTTCACCCATGGACATCTTTGACATGTTCTTTGGTGGTGGAGGCCGAATGAATAGAGAGAGAAGAG gcaaaaatgTTGTGCACCAGTTAGGTGTCTCTCTTGAAGACTTATATAATGGTATTACAAGGAAACTGGCACTGCAAAAGAATGTTATTTGTGGAAAGTGTGaag GTTATGGGGGAAAGAGAGGGGCAATAGAAAAGTGCCCTGTGTGTAAAGGAAGAGGAATGCAAGTTCTAGTTCAGCAGATTGGACCTGGCATGGTACAACAAATCCAAACTGTGTGTCCAGAATGCAAAGGCCAAGGTGAAAGAATAAATCCGAAGGACAGGTGCGACAACTGCAATGGTTCTAAGgttgtaagagagaaaaagatcatAGAAGTTCATGTTGATAAAG gtatgAAAGATGGTCAGAAGATAGTGTTTCATGGAGAAGGTGACCAGGAGCCTGATCTGGAACCTGGTGATGTTATAATTGTGCTTGATCAAAAGGATCACAGTGTCTTCCAGAGGCGAGGGCATGACTTGATCACAAAAATGAGAATTCAACTCTCGGAGGCTTTATGTGGTTTCAGAAAGACCATTGAAACTCTGGATAACAGAGTTCTAGTCATATCATCTAGGCCAG GTGAAGTGATAAAACATGGTGACCTAAAGTGTATCTACAATGAAGGGATGCCTATCTACAAATCTCCAATGGACAAAGGCAGCTTAATTATACAATTTTTG gTCCAGTTCCCAGAACACTACTGGCTCCCAAGGGAGAAACTGTGTCTGCTGGAGGCTCTGCTTCCTCCACGAGAAGATGTTATGATTACAGATGAGATGGATCAGGTAGACCTTGAAGATTTTGACCCAAGTGAGCAAACCTACCGTAACAGTGGGGGAGAAGCATATGAAGAAGATGAGGAGGGTCCAAGAACAGGAGTACAATGTCAGACATCTTAA